The following is a genomic window from Armatimonadota bacterium.
GTGCACCGCCGCCCCGACCGCGGCGCGCCTCGCGCATCACGCCAGCCACAGGAAGTACAGCCCGACGGCAATCAGCACGACCCCGGCCGCTTTCTCCATCCACCGCGTCCAGCGCTCCATCACGGGCAGCGCCTTGACTAGACCGGTGAAGGTTCCGGCGAGGACGATCGGCACGCCGCGCCCCAGGCCGTAGGCGAAGAGCAGCGATGCGCCGTAGGCGAGTTTCCCTTTCGCCATCGCGATGCCGAGGATCGCGACCAGCACCGGCGTTCCGCACTGCGACCCCGCCAGCCCGACCACGAGGCCGAGCGCGAACGCCCCCAGCAAGCCGGTCATCGCGACTCGCTTCGGCTGCAGCCGCGTCAGGAAATCGAAGTTGAGCTTGACCGCGCCGAGCAGGCTCAACCCGATCGCGAAGCAGACCAGCGCCACCAGCCAGTGCAGAATCGCGCTCTCCGTCCCGAACAGCCCGCCCACCGTCGCCGCGACGATTCCCAGCAGCATGAACGTCACCGAACTGCCGAGGGTGAAGCAGCCGGAGAGCCAGAAGCCCCGCGCGCGACTGAGATCTTGCTGCCCGCCGACGTAGCCGATGATCACCGGCACCATCGCCATGTTGCACGGCCCGATGCTCGTCAGGACACCACCGAGAAACACCAGCACGTAGGCGAGCGCAGAGAGATCCGCAATAATGCGCGGCAGCGTCTCGGTGACGAACTCGGTCACCGCGCGACCCCGATGGCGGCGAGTTGGCGCTCGATCTCCGCCTGCGGGTAGAACCCTTCGTGGCGCAAGACTTCCTTGCCGGCATCGTCGAAGAAGACCTGCACCGGAATGGTGCCGATGCCGTAGCGTGCCGCCAACGCTGGTTCGTCGTTGACGTGCACGAACAAGACGTTGGCCTTGCCGTCATACTTCTCCCGCAGCGAGGCGAGGATCGGTGTCATCATGTCGCACGGGGCGCAGCCCTTGGCGCCGAAGTCCACGAGCGTCGGCCTGCCCGACCGCCGCGCGCGGTCCACGGGGTTGTCCATCGCCAGCCGGTAGTGCCGTTCGCTCCAGCCGCGATCCACCTCCACTCGCTCGCGCCCGCCGATACCGGCGATGTGCGCATCCACGGCGGCGCGGCCCTTCTGCTCCAGCAGGTACAGTTCCAGGTCACCGCGGATGTCGGCAAAGGGAACG
Proteins encoded in this region:
- a CDS encoding cytochrome c biogenesis protein CcdA → MTEFVTETLPRIIADLSALAYVLVFLGGVLTSIGPCNMAMVPVIIGYVGGQQDLSRARGFWLSGCFTLGSSVTFMLLGIVAATVGGLFGTESAILHWLVALVCFAIGLSLLGAVKLNFDFLTRLQPKRVAMTGLLGAFALGLVVGLAGSQCGTPVLVAILGIAMAKGKLAYGASLLFAYGLGRGVPIVLAGTFTGLVKALPVMERWTRWMEKAAGVVLIAVGLYFLWLA